One Microplitis mediator isolate UGA2020A chromosome 3, iyMicMedi2.1, whole genome shotgun sequence DNA segment encodes these proteins:
- the LOC130664803 gene encoding uncharacterized protein LOC130664803, producing the protein MAEERAHQSSLRRYWSNPVFKAPAFIGPNIPTTPNLLYRFHVTRDHRRTIVYDQPDSKLVEISDISFKPAPKPAIITTLPDFTRVPFIVPLTIKIGESTHESQYDLRDTVPEDTWRTYWRELCQKVEALSPTTRTVGTQTAETRLSSVPGSTGCLRCKRKGHSHQECSNAKFGDDYCTSCLRVGHNNNSCPYLSSSSAGFELMKEFCLSCKTQHPYFDPKCRACRTRVNLSREDRGAVDILPP; encoded by the coding sequence ATGGCTGAAGAAAGAGCACATCAATCCAGCCTACGACGTTATTGGAGTAACCCCGTGTTCAAGGCACCTGCATTTATCGGTCCCAATATACCAACTACTCCAAATCTACTATATCGATTTCATGTAACCAGAGACCATCGGCGTACTATCGTATACGATCAACCTGACAGTAAATTGGTTGAAATCAGCGATATATCTTTCAAACCAGCGCCAAAACCAGCCATTATCACAACATTACCTGACTTTACAAGGGTACCGTTTATCGTACCACTAACAATCAAAATTGGAGAATCTACGCACGAGAGCCAATACGACCTGCGTGACACTGTACCGGAAGACACCTGGAGAACTTATTGGCGAGAATTATGCCAAAAGGTTGAAGCATTATCACCTACTACTAGAACAGTGGGAACTCAAACCGCCGAGACCAGATTATCATCTGTTCCTGGATCAACGGGGTGTCTCAGATGTAAAAGAAAGGGACATTCCCATCAAGAATGTTCCAATGCTAAATTTGGAGACGATTATTGTACCAGTTGTCTACGAGTAGGACACAACAACAACTCCTGCCCatatttatcatcatcatcagctGGTTTTGAACTAATGAAAGAATTTTGTCTATCATGCAAGACACAGCATCCATATTTCGACCCTAAATGCAGAGCCTGTAGAACTCGGGTTAACTTGAGCCGAGAAGACAGAGGAGCCGTGGACATCTTACCACCCTAA